Proteins encoded within one genomic window of Prauserella marina:
- a CDS encoding GNAT family N-acetyltransferase, whose amino-acid sequence MNVRIALADFEDPGLAAFLRAHLDDIAPTAPVESQHALSLGALREPNVRLWVAREGADIVGTAALAALEPGHDELKSMRTDPARRGTGIASRLLDHLLADATARGVRRISLETGSMAFFAPARAFYGKAGFTPCPPFGSYSDDPNSTFLTLVLE is encoded by the coding sequence GTGAACGTTCGAATTGCTCTCGCTGATTTCGAAGACCCGGGTCTGGCCGCGTTTCTCCGAGCGCACCTCGACGACATCGCGCCAACGGCTCCTGTCGAGAGTCAGCACGCGTTGAGTCTGGGCGCGTTGCGTGAGCCGAACGTCAGGCTCTGGGTCGCTCGCGAGGGGGCGGATATCGTCGGAACCGCCGCGTTGGCGGCGTTGGAGCCCGGTCATGACGAGCTGAAAAGCATGCGCACGGACCCAGCAAGGCGTGGCACCGGCATCGCCTCCCGGCTGCTCGACCATCTGCTTGCCGATGCCACAGCGCGCGGTGTTCGCCGGATCTCGCTCGAAACCGGCAGTATGGCTTTCTTCGCACCGGCGCGAGCGTTCTACGGCAAAGCCGGGTTCACTCCGTGTCCGCCGTTCGGTTCCTACAGCGATGACCCGAACAGCACGTTTCTGACGCTGGTACTGGAGTAG
- a CDS encoding VOC family protein, with translation MKLEFLFTPTSDLAASLALYRDTLGFTEVWREGDTTVALALPGSDVQVMLDANDPKAPVGPLFVVDSVKAFHAARPESLVVLEEPSDIPGGCLATYQDPGGATIYVMDQSTDQAAS, from the coding sequence ATGAAGCTCGAATTTCTGTTCACCCCGACCTCGGACCTGGCGGCTTCCCTCGCGCTCTACCGCGACACCCTCGGCTTCACCGAGGTGTGGCGTGAGGGCGACACGACCGTCGCGCTGGCCCTTCCCGGCAGCGACGTGCAGGTCATGCTCGACGCCAACGACCCAAAGGCACCGGTAGGGCCGCTGTTCGTCGTCGACAGTGTCAAGGCATTCCACGCGGCTCGGCCGGAGTCCCTCGTGGTCCTGGAAGAGCCGTCGGACATTCCGGGCGGTTGCCTGGCCACCTATCAGGACCCGGGCGGCGCGACGATCTACGTCATGGACCAGTCGACGGATCAAGCGGCGTCATAG
- a CDS encoding TetR/AcrR family transcriptional regulator, with protein MKQFGASPFDEVTVTDLASAAKVTTGALYHHFGSKLGLYAFVRDDVERRLLDRMEGALAATRSDPAEAVISALLVGLDFAVREDFLRILGDPPAGTGHDRLADLLGAAVPATPLLGPVLAAAWRAALSAIADGADPEQARAAVAALRLHLPRDE; from the coding sequence GTGAAGCAATTCGGAGCCAGCCCCTTCGACGAGGTCACGGTCACCGACTTGGCGTCGGCCGCGAAGGTCACCACCGGCGCGCTCTATCACCATTTCGGCAGCAAGCTCGGGTTGTATGCCTTCGTCAGAGACGACGTCGAGCGGCGCCTCCTTGACCGGATGGAAGGCGCGCTGGCCGCTACGAGGTCGGATCCCGCCGAAGCCGTGATCTCCGCGCTGCTCGTCGGGCTGGACTTCGCCGTCAGGGAGGACTTCCTGCGCATCCTGGGTGACCCTCCGGCCGGAACCGGACACGACCGGCTGGCCGACCTGCTGGGCGCCGCCGTGCCCGCGACACCGTTACTCGGCCCGGTACTCGCCGCGGCTTGGCGCGCGGCACTGTCGGCGATCGCCGACGGCGCCGACCCCGAACAGGCCCGCGCGGCCGTCGCGGCGCTCAGGCTCCACCTGCCCCGCGACGAATGA
- a CDS encoding DNA alkylation repair protein has translation MAETTVTEVMTELAALEDPKALAVNKKHGDDHAVNLTKLRAVAKRLKTQQELARELWATDDTAARLVALLICRPKAFERDELDVMLRQSRTPKVHDWLVNYVVKKSPHAEDLRVAWFADTDPVVASAGWALTTERVAKKPDGLDLTGLLDNIESDLRKAPDRLQWAMNHCLAQIGIEHAELRARAIDIGERLEVLKDYPTPPNCTSPFAPIWITEMVRRQNGK, from the coding sequence ATGGCTGAGACGACGGTGACCGAGGTGATGACCGAGCTGGCGGCACTTGAGGACCCGAAAGCGCTCGCGGTGAACAAGAAGCACGGTGACGATCACGCCGTGAACCTCACAAAACTGCGCGCGGTCGCGAAACGGCTGAAAACGCAGCAGGAACTCGCCCGCGAACTCTGGGCGACCGACGACACCGCCGCGAGACTGGTGGCGCTGCTGATCTGCCGCCCGAAGGCATTCGAGCGCGACGAACTCGACGTCATGTTGCGCCAGTCGCGCACCCCCAAGGTGCACGACTGGCTCGTCAACTATGTCGTGAAGAAAAGCCCCCACGCCGAGGACCTGCGCGTGGCCTGGTTCGCCGACACCGATCCGGTGGTCGCGAGTGCGGGCTGGGCGCTGACCACCGAGCGCGTCGCCAAGAAACCGGACGGTCTCGACCTCACCGGTCTGCTCGACAACATCGAGTCGGACCTGCGAAAAGCCCCTGACCGCCTACAGTGGGCCATGAACCACTGCCTCGCCCAGATCGGGATCGAGCACGCCGAACTCCGCGCCCGCGCGATCGACATCGGCGAACGCCTTGAGGTGCTGAAGGACTACCCGACACCCCCGAACTGCACGTCCCCCTTCGCGCCCATCTGGATCACCGAGATGGTCCGCAGGCAGAACGGCAAGTAG
- a CDS encoding DMT family transporter produces MSPKSGSRLLPLQFTVLSLAWGSSFLFIKVGLDGLSPLQVVAARMGLGALALALIVAVLRVPLPRSARVWTHIGVVSFLLCVLPFSLFAWAGQHINSGLSSIYNATTPLMTLLITLVALRSERPRRGQLGGLALGLIGVLVVLAPLAHAGGPDSGGVAPQLACLAATASYGLAFVYLRRFVSPLGVPSTAVAAIQVGIGALALLATVPFIDDHPMTLSLPVVASMIGLGVFGTGLAYILNTSIVAGWGATVASSVTFLTPVVGVGLGALVLGESISWNQPAGAVLVIAGIIVTRRPARARKSESPPLVLPRR; encoded by the coding sequence ATGTCCCCCAAGAGCGGTTCCCGCTTGCTACCGCTCCAGTTCACCGTGCTGTCGCTGGCGTGGGGTTCGAGTTTCCTGTTCATCAAGGTCGGCCTCGATGGCCTTTCGCCGCTACAGGTCGTCGCCGCACGCATGGGACTCGGCGCGCTCGCACTCGCGCTGATCGTCGCCGTCCTGCGAGTACCACTGCCGCGCTCGGCTCGGGTGTGGACACACATCGGCGTCGTGTCCTTTTTGCTGTGTGTTCTGCCGTTCTCGCTGTTCGCGTGGGCTGGCCAGCACATCAACTCCGGCTTGTCGAGCATCTACAACGCGACGACACCATTGATGACGTTGCTCATCACCCTGGTCGCGCTGCGTTCCGAACGCCCGCGTCGCGGCCAGCTCGGAGGTTTGGCGCTCGGCCTGATCGGCGTACTGGTCGTGCTTGCCCCGTTGGCGCATGCGGGCGGACCGGATTCCGGCGGCGTCGCGCCTCAGCTCGCGTGTCTTGCCGCGACCGCGAGCTATGGCCTCGCTTTCGTCTATTTGCGCCGTTTCGTGTCACCACTCGGTGTTCCCTCGACGGCCGTCGCCGCGATCCAGGTCGGTATCGGCGCGCTCGCCCTGCTCGCGACGGTTCCGTTCATCGACGATCACCCGATGACGCTGAGCCTCCCGGTCGTCGCGAGCATGATCGGGCTCGGCGTTTTCGGCACCGGACTCGCCTACATCTTGAACACCAGCATCGTCGCGGGGTGGGGCGCGACGGTCGCGTCGAGCGTCACCTTTCTTACACCCGTCGTCGGCGTCGGTCTCGGCGCACTTGTTCTCGGAGAGAGCATCAGCTGGAACCAACCGGCAGGGGCCGTGCTCGTCATCGCGGGGATCATCGTCACGCGGCGACCCGCACGGGCACGGAAGAGCGAGTCACCACCGCTCGTGTTGCCCCGGCGCTGA
- a CDS encoding PrsW family intramembrane metalloprotease, translating to MNRATRLDRPEQWPVGVDGFNQPRRAAFWIYLFLVAIGVVATVSGFFDDYRLVPTAVFVGIVVWVLYGLVFLAFFRSLDLFEQHPPLGFVMAFAWGAFAATYLAISANRSLLSIISKLGETGFADEWGAALVGPTIEETLKLCGVLLLVLIARSQFRTIVSVVVVGALVGLGFQLLEDLSYSVKAAVQFPTNDQIAPVIQIFFVRGILSGLWSHALYTSIAAFGIGYFITRTYRPFAARLAVAVASFALAWFVHFFWNSPWLTDLFGDNPLGALAQIVIRGIPILIIGSAIWWLAGRDESTHLRVLADHYVSDALISDDERKGLTSLRYRRQLRKRHRKAHGRKQARTYRALQRRQLRLVMLFGQYGHGKQTEEAETAVRAQRAKLPVSTAA from the coding sequence ATGAACAGGGCCACGCGACTCGACCGGCCGGAACAGTGGCCGGTCGGGGTCGACGGCTTCAACCAGCCGAGAAGGGCCGCGTTCTGGATCTACCTCTTCCTCGTCGCCATCGGTGTCGTCGCCACGGTTTCCGGCTTCTTCGACGACTACCGGCTCGTGCCGACGGCGGTGTTCGTCGGCATCGTCGTCTGGGTGCTCTACGGACTTGTCTTCCTCGCGTTCTTCCGGAGCCTCGACCTCTTCGAACAGCATCCACCGCTCGGCTTCGTGATGGCCTTCGCCTGGGGCGCCTTCGCGGCGACCTATCTGGCGATCTCCGCCAACCGGTCACTGCTCTCGATCATCAGCAAGCTCGGGGAAACGGGATTCGCCGACGAGTGGGGCGCGGCACTGGTCGGCCCCACGATCGAGGAGACGCTGAAACTCTGCGGCGTCCTGCTTCTCGTCCTCATCGCGAGGAGTCAGTTCCGCACGATCGTCTCGGTCGTCGTCGTCGGAGCGCTGGTCGGTCTGGGATTCCAGCTGCTGGAAGACCTGAGCTATTCGGTGAAGGCGGCCGTCCAATTCCCGACAAACGACCAGATCGCTCCCGTCATCCAGATCTTCTTCGTCAGAGGAATCCTCAGTGGATTGTGGAGCCACGCGCTCTACACCTCGATCGCCGCCTTCGGTATCGGCTACTTCATCACGAGGACATACCGTCCGTTCGCCGCGAGGCTCGCCGTCGCCGTCGCCTCGTTCGCGCTGGCCTGGTTCGTGCACTTCTTCTGGAATTCTCCGTGGCTCACCGACCTTTTCGGAGACAACCCGCTTGGCGCGCTCGCCCAGATCGTCATCAGAGGCATTCCCATTCTGATCATCGGTTCCGCGATCTGGTGGCTGGCCGGACGCGACGAGAGCACACATCTTCGGGTGCTGGCTGATCACTACGTGAGCGACGCGTTGATTTCCGACGACGAAAGGAAAGGACTGACCTCGCTGCGGTACCGCAGGCAGCTCCGCAAGAGACACCGAAAAGCTCACGGCAGAAAGCAAGCCAGAACCTACCGCGCCCTGCAACGCAGACAACTCCGGCTCGTCATGCTCTTCGGCCAGTACGGGCATGGCAAGCAGACCGAGGAAGCGGAGACCGCCGTGCGAGCACAGCGCGCGAAGCTTCCCGTGAGCACGGCGGCCTGA
- a CDS encoding FadR/GntR family transcriptional regulator, giving the protein MTSESSWEPVRKVRTHEQVLAQIEQRILDGRLRVGEKLPSERELVEALGVSRTSVREALRALEAMGIIEANVGSGRDAGSIVAGRSTAALSNLLRLHMALAQTSITDLVEIRVQLERNAASMAAERRTANDIAYLRSLIESMRVEKLEYQEFNELDTEFHVSIARTSRNALASDLMQALRDAVKSEMTVVFERLPDWPSVAAKLVGEHEDILRAIEKGDGTAAADLVDAHINGFYNERLRDGGDNQ; this is encoded by the coding sequence GTGACTAGCGAATCGTCGTGGGAACCGGTGCGCAAGGTGCGCACTCACGAGCAAGTGCTTGCCCAGATCGAGCAACGCATTCTCGACGGCAGGTTGCGAGTCGGCGAGAAACTGCCCAGCGAGCGCGAGCTCGTCGAAGCACTCGGCGTCTCCCGCACCAGTGTGCGCGAGGCACTGCGCGCGCTGGAGGCGATGGGCATCATCGAAGCGAACGTCGGGTCGGGCAGGGACGCCGGTTCGATTGTCGCGGGGCGATCCACCGCTGCGCTGAGTAACCTGTTGCGGCTTCACATGGCTCTTGCCCAGACCAGCATCACCGATCTTGTCGAGATCAGGGTGCAGCTCGAACGCAACGCGGCGAGCATGGCCGCGGAGCGGAGGACGGCCAACGACATCGCCTACCTTCGCTCGCTCATCGAGTCGATGCGCGTCGAGAAGCTGGAGTACCAGGAGTTCAACGAGCTGGACACCGAGTTCCACGTCAGCATCGCGCGGACCTCCCGCAACGCGTTGGCCAGCGATTTGATGCAGGCCCTGCGCGACGCGGTGAAGTCGGAGATGACCGTGGTGTTCGAGCGGCTTCCGGACTGGCCGAGTGTCGCGGCGAAACTCGTCGGCGAGCACGAGGACATCCTGCGAGCCATAGAGAAGGGCGACGGCACCGCTGCCGCCGATCTTGTCGACGCGCACATCAACGGCTTCTACAACGAGCGACTCAGGGACGGCGGCGACAACCAGTAG
- a CDS encoding L-lactate permease, which produces MYQQVPDPLGNLGWSALVAGLPLLVLFVLLGVFRVRAWLASLIGLALSILVALIVYGMPVGQALNAAAEGAAFGLFPALWIVVNAIWIYQLTVTSGHFDVLRRSFAKISDDQRVQGIIIAFSFGALLEALAGFGAPVAICAVMLVAVGLSPVKAATVALIANTAPVAYGAVGLPIITLARVTDLPMDDLSAMTGRQVPVLAVLVPFVLVVVLDGWRGLKQAWPAALVCGLSFAVVQFLMANYGPVQLTDIAAALVSAAAVLALLRVWRPEGGKAERIGGESPPDGGGGVTTSVRAQPVDTRTDVAKAFAPYLVIIGFFSVVAIPAVADLLGRTTITFAWPGLHVTSADGEPLSLIQYKFDWLAGGGTVLFIAGLVSAVILKVGRREVVSAYGRTLHQLRTASVTVMAVLALAYVMNASGQTATMGLLLAGTGAFFSVLSPLLGWFGTAVTGSDTSSNSLFGALQVSAAHGAGLSDTLMASANTSGGVLGKMISPQNLAIGAGAVGLAGREGELFRKVLVASAIFVPMMCLLVYLQTTPLLSWMVP; this is translated from the coding sequence ATGTACCAGCAGGTTCCCGACCCCTTGGGCAATCTCGGCTGGTCCGCGCTCGTCGCGGGCCTTCCGCTGCTCGTGTTGTTCGTACTGCTCGGCGTGTTCCGGGTTCGCGCGTGGCTCGCTTCGTTGATCGGACTCGCGCTGTCGATTTTGGTCGCCCTCATCGTCTACGGAATGCCGGTGGGGCAGGCACTCAACGCCGCGGCGGAAGGCGCGGCGTTCGGCCTCTTTCCCGCGCTGTGGATCGTGGTGAACGCGATCTGGATCTACCAGCTGACCGTGACGTCGGGGCATTTCGACGTACTCCGGCGAAGTTTCGCGAAGATCAGCGACGATCAACGCGTCCAAGGCATCATCATCGCGTTCTCCTTCGGCGCGCTGCTCGAAGCGCTGGCCGGATTCGGCGCACCGGTGGCCATTTGCGCCGTCATGCTGGTCGCCGTCGGGCTGAGTCCGGTGAAGGCCGCGACGGTCGCGTTGATCGCCAACACCGCTCCCGTCGCCTACGGTGCGGTCGGGTTGCCGATCATCACCCTGGCCAGAGTCACCGACCTGCCGATGGACGACCTCAGCGCGATGACGGGACGGCAGGTCCCCGTGCTCGCGGTCCTCGTGCCGTTCGTCCTCGTCGTCGTCCTCGACGGCTGGCGTGGGTTGAAACAGGCGTGGCCAGCCGCGCTGGTGTGTGGTCTTTCGTTCGCCGTCGTGCAGTTCCTCATGGCCAACTACGGTCCGGTACAACTCACCGACATCGCCGCCGCGCTGGTTTCCGCCGCAGCGGTACTGGCGCTGTTGCGGGTGTGGCGCCCCGAAGGTGGAAAGGCCGAGCGGATCGGGGGCGAGTCCCCGCCGGACGGCGGTGGCGGAGTGACGACCTCGGTGCGCGCCCAGCCCGTCGACACCCGTACCGACGTCGCGAAGGCGTTCGCCCCTTACCTCGTGATCATCGGGTTCTTCTCCGTCGTCGCCATACCCGCGGTCGCCGATCTGCTCGGCAGGACGACCATCACGTTCGCGTGGCCCGGTCTGCACGTCACCTCCGCCGATGGAGAACCGCTCAGCCTGATCCAGTACAAGTTCGACTGGCTGGCCGGAGGGGGAACGGTGTTGTTCATCGCGGGCCTGGTGTCCGCGGTGATCCTCAAGGTCGGCAGAAGGGAGGTGGTTTCGGCTTACGGGAGGACGCTGCATCAGCTCAGAACCGCGTCGGTGACCGTCATGGCCGTGCTCGCGCTCGCCTACGTGATGAACGCGTCGGGACAGACGGCGACCATGGGGTTGTTGCTCGCGGGAACCGGGGCGTTCTTTTCCGTGCTGTCCCCGCTGCTCGGCTGGTTCGGCACGGCGGTGACCGGGTCGGACACCTCGTCCAACTCGCTGTTCGGCGCGCTTCAGGTCAGCGCGGCACATGGCGCTGGGCTCTCCGACACGCTCATGGCCTCGGCCAATACCTCGGGCGGAGTGCTCGGCAAGATGATCAGCCCACAGAACCTCGCCATCGGTGCCGGTGCCGTCGGCCTCGCGGGCAGGGAGGGCGAACTGTTCCGCAAGGTACTGGTCGCCTCTGCGATTTTCGTGCCGATGATGTGTCTGCTCGTCTATCTCCAGACGACGCCGCTGCTGTCCTGGATGGTGCCATGA
- a CDS encoding methylmalonyl-CoA mutase family protein: protein MTTEDAREPVVDSELATEALVAAVKAELSDWESHELAAFLRRQPESKDEYRTGSGMPVKRVYTPEDLPSEWADIGFPGRYPYTRGPYPTMYRGRNWTMRQIAGFGQAEETNKRFQYLIAQGQTGLSIDFDMPTLMGLDSDNPMSLGEVGREGVAIDTLPDMEALFDGIDLEEISVSMTINPSAWILLAMYIAVAKRRGYDLNKLSGTIQNDILKEYVAQKEWVFPVRPSMRIVRDTIAYCSQHMARYNPVNISGYHISEAGANALQEIAFTMAITRAYVDDVVATGIDVDQFAPRLSFFFVSQADFFEEAAKFRAVRRYYAKMMRERFGSENPQSMRLRFHAQTAAATLTKPQPLNNIIRTALQALSAVLGGAQSLHTNGLDEAYTIPSEQAMKVALRTQQIIADETGVTSVIDPLGGSYYVEHLTSELERGIDDYMATVDELGGVVAAIEQGFFQREISDTAYDFARRKASGDRPVIGVNKYVDEGAGEKVETHKLDPESEARQLARLADVRATRDENRAKAALDRLVELAGDHDANLMPATIEAVEAHLSMGEITGALRDVFGSYTETPVF from the coding sequence GTGACCACCGAGGACGCACGAGAGCCTGTTGTGGACAGCGAACTGGCGACAGAGGCACTGGTAGCAGCCGTCAAGGCCGAACTGTCCGATTGGGAGTCCCACGAACTGGCCGCCTTCCTGCGCAGGCAGCCGGAGAGCAAGGACGAGTACCGCACAGGGAGCGGGATGCCCGTCAAACGGGTCTACACGCCGGAAGACCTCCCCTCGGAATGGGCGGATATCGGCTTCCCTGGACGCTACCCCTACACCAGGGGCCCTTACCCAACGATGTACCGAGGTCGCAATTGGACGATGCGGCAGATCGCCGGTTTCGGACAGGCCGAGGAGACGAACAAGCGGTTTCAGTACCTCATCGCGCAGGGACAGACCGGGCTTTCCATCGATTTCGACATGCCGACACTCATGGGACTGGACAGTGACAACCCCATGAGCCTTGGTGAGGTCGGAAGGGAGGGCGTCGCGATCGACACCCTTCCCGACATGGAAGCGCTCTTCGACGGCATCGACCTCGAAGAGATCAGTGTTTCGATGACGATCAACCCTTCGGCGTGGATTCTGCTCGCGATGTACATCGCCGTCGCGAAGCGCAGAGGCTACGACCTGAACAAACTGTCGGGCACCATTCAGAACGACATCCTCAAGGAATACGTCGCACAGAAGGAATGGGTCTTCCCCGTTCGTCCGAGCATGCGCATCGTGCGGGACACGATCGCCTATTGCTCGCAGCACATGGCCCGGTACAACCCGGTCAACATCAGCGGTTACCACATCAGCGAAGCCGGAGCCAACGCGCTTCAGGAGATCGCTTTCACCATGGCCATCACGCGTGCCTATGTGGACGATGTCGTCGCCACAGGTATCGACGTCGACCAGTTCGCGCCGCGGCTGTCGTTCTTCTTCGTCAGTCAGGCCGACTTCTTCGAGGAGGCCGCCAAGTTCAGGGCGGTCCGCCGTTACTACGCGAAGATGATGCGGGAACGCTTCGGCTCGGAAAATCCGCAGTCGATGCGACTGCGGTTCCACGCTCAGACGGCGGCGGCGACGTTGACGAAACCGCAACCGCTGAACAACATCATCCGTACCGCGTTGCAGGCACTGTCGGCCGTGCTCGGTGGAGCGCAGTCCTTGCACACCAACGGACTCGACGAGGCATACACGATCCCGAGTGAGCAGGCGATGAAGGTCGCACTGCGCACTCAGCAGATCATCGCCGACGAAACCGGCGTCACCAGCGTGATCGACCCGCTGGGCGGTTCGTACTACGTCGAACACCTCACGAGTGAGCTGGAACGCGGGATCGACGACTACATGGCCACAGTGGACGAACTCGGCGGAGTTGTCGCCGCGATCGAGCAGGGCTTCTTCCAGCGCGAGATCTCCGATACCGCATACGACTTCGCGCGGAGAAAGGCGAGCGGGGACCGGCCGGTGATCGGCGTCAACAAGTACGTCGACGAAGGCGCGGGCGAGAAAGTCGAGACACACAAGCTCGATCCCGAGTCGGAGGCACGGCAGTTGGCGCGGCTGGCCGATGTCAGGGCGACGAGAGACGAGAACAGAGCCAAAGCGGCACTCGACCGGCTTGTCGAGCTGGCAGGCGACCACGACGCGAACCTGATGCCGGCGACCATCGAGGCCGTCGAAGCCCACCTTTCCATGGGCGAAATCACCGGTGCGCTGCGTGACGTTTTCGGTTCCTACACCGAAACCCCGGTGTTCTGA
- the meaB gene encoding methylmalonyl Co-A mutase-associated GTPase MeaB — protein sequence MTPGTVAERVKAGEPGAIARMLTAVERRTEGVNEALASLHAASGSAHVLGVTGPPGSGKSTLVAALTEHYRSHGKTVGIIAVDPSSVFSGGAILGDRIRMSALGGDRDVFIRSIATRGALGGLSRAALDAVTVLDAAGKDVVVLETVGVGQAEVDVISAAQTVAVVSVPGMGDDVQAIKAGLLEVADVHVVNKADREGAQKTVAELRDMLRLSKRKPGQWNVPIEQTVAATGQGVPELAERFAEHLSWLSRSGELDVRARRNTATRIRWLAEEFVLDRLKPGNPDFERAVDEVTARIGDPVSAAERLIRRM from the coding sequence GTGACTCCCGGCACCGTCGCCGAACGGGTCAAGGCGGGTGAACCCGGCGCGATCGCGCGCATGCTGACGGCGGTGGAGCGCCGGACGGAAGGGGTCAACGAAGCGCTCGCCTCGCTGCACGCCGCATCGGGTTCCGCGCACGTTCTCGGCGTCACCGGACCTCCGGGGAGCGGAAAGAGCACGCTCGTCGCCGCGTTGACCGAGCACTACCGGAGCCATGGCAAGACCGTCGGAATCATCGCGGTCGATCCGTCCAGTGTGTTCAGTGGCGGAGCGATACTCGGCGACCGTATCCGGATGTCGGCTCTCGGTGGTGACAGGGACGTCTTCATCAGATCCATCGCGACGAGGGGCGCGCTCGGCGGCCTTTCCAGGGCGGCGCTCGACGCGGTCACCGTGCTCGACGCGGCGGGCAAGGACGTCGTGGTGCTCGAAACCGTCGGTGTCGGACAGGCCGAAGTGGACGTCATCAGCGCGGCGCAGACGGTGGCCGTCGTCAGCGTGCCCGGCATGGGGGACGACGTGCAGGCCATCAAGGCAGGACTGCTGGAGGTCGCGGACGTCCACGTGGTCAACAAGGCCGACAGGGAGGGCGCGCAGAAGACGGTCGCGGAACTACGGGACATGCTCAGGCTCAGCAAGCGGAAGCCTGGCCAGTGGAACGTGCCGATCGAGCAGACCGTCGCCGCGACAGGGCAGGGAGTGCCGGAGCTCGCCGAGCGGTTCGCCGAGCACCTGAGCTGGCTTTCCCGCAGTGGTGAGCTCGACGTTCGGGCAAGGCGCAACACCGCGACCAGGATCAGATGGCTCGCCGAGGAGTTCGTTCTCGACCGGCTCAAGCCGGGCAACCCCGACTTCGAGCGCGCGGTCGACGAGGTGACCGCCCGGATTGGGGACCCGGTCTCCGCGGCCGAGCGGTTGATCCGCCGGATGTGA
- a CDS encoding phenylacetate--CoA ligase family protein, which produces MEQWSWPPRYDDDYRPAEGAKHWFPRRETMPARQRDELILARIKDVMDYAWARSPFYRGKWEEAGIHPSSIKSLADFEKVPVVRKEELRADQAENEPFGSYLCVPPEEVKHVNGTSGTTGRPTAFGINERDWRSVANAHARVMWAMGIRPSDTVLVASPLTLYWGSWGAYIGAERLGARVFPFGAGVSGQTTRTVHWMKQMGVTVFYATPSYALRVAEVARTEGIDPAELGVRKLFFSGEPGASVPSIRARIAEAFDAEVYDSGSMAEVSPWMHLGAAADEPGVLCWQDLVYTEVCDPANHTRVDYGNEGTPVYTTLERTSQPMIRLLSNDLTRWEAPSIERGRTYPFLPRGIYGRIDDMFIVRGENIYPSAIDDVVMADPEYGGEHRIIISRESIMDTLVVKAEHRAELGTDTRAWADRLAGKLRAVLGVGATVVPVEQNTFDRTAFKARRVIDDRSMLHQLRAEEAP; this is translated from the coding sequence ATGGAGCAATGGAGTTGGCCGCCCCGGTATGACGACGACTACCGGCCGGCCGAGGGCGCGAAACACTGGTTTCCCCGCAGGGAGACGATGCCGGCGCGGCAGCGCGACGAACTGATCCTCGCCAGGATCAAGGACGTCATGGATTACGCGTGGGCGCGATCGCCGTTCTACCGCGGGAAGTGGGAAGAGGCGGGAATCCACCCTTCCTCGATCAAGTCGCTTGCCGACTTCGAGAAGGTTCCGGTGGTACGCAAGGAAGAACTACGTGCCGACCAAGCGGAGAACGAACCGTTCGGCAGCTACCTATGCGTGCCGCCGGAGGAAGTCAAGCACGTCAACGGCACCTCGGGGACGACGGGAAGGCCGACCGCGTTCGGTATCAACGAGCGGGACTGGCGCAGCGTGGCCAACGCGCACGCACGGGTCATGTGGGCAATGGGAATCCGGCCATCCGACACGGTGCTCGTCGCTTCGCCGTTGACCCTTTACTGGGGATCGTGGGGCGCCTACATCGGTGCCGAACGGCTCGGGGCGAGAGTTTTTCCTTTCGGGGCAGGTGTTTCGGGGCAGACGACGCGCACCGTCCACTGGATGAAGCAGATGGGCGTCACGGTGTTCTACGCGACGCCGTCGTACGCGCTGAGGGTCGCCGAGGTCGCTCGCACCGAGGGCATCGACCCGGCGGAACTCGGGGTGCGCAAGCTCTTCTTCTCCGGTGAGCCCGGCGCGAGCGTTCCTTCCATTCGGGCGAGGATCGCGGAGGCTTTCGACGCCGAGGTGTACGACTCGGGCAGCATGGCGGAGGTCAGTCCCTGGATGCACCTCGGAGCCGCCGCTGACGAGCCGGGTGTGCTGTGCTGGCAGGACCTCGTCTACACCGAAGTGTGTGACCCTGCCAATCACACCAGGGTCGACTACGGCAACGAGGGAACTCCGGTCTACACGACGCTCGAACGGACGAGCCAGCCGATGATCCGCCTGCTCTCCAATGATTTGACGCGCTGGGAGGCACCGTCGATCGAAAGAGGACGTACCTATCCCTTTCTGCCGCGCGGAATCTACGGCCGGATCGACGACATGTTCATCGTGCGCGGTGAGAACATCTACCCGAGTGCGATCGACGACGTGGTGATGGCGGATCCGGAATACGGAGGCGAGCACCGGATCATCATCAGCAGAGAGTCCATCATGGACACACTGGTGGTCAAGGCGGAACACCGCGCGGAGCTCGGAACCGACACCCGGGCGTGGGCCGACCGGCTGGCAGGCAAACTGCGGGCGGTACTCGGTGTCGGGGCAACGGTCGTTCCCGTCGAGCAGAACACGTTCGATCGCACCGCCTTCAAGGCAAGGAGGGTCATCGACGACCGGTCGATGCTGCACCAGCTTCGCGCCGAGGAGGCACCGTGA